In Flavobacterium sp. 83, the genomic window GATTAAGACCAGAACAATAGGTGGACTGTTGAAGGGGTCATTGTCAGAAACTCTTGAAAGTGCAAAAGTAGAAGGCGCTTTGGCAAGTAAAATTTCTAAAATTTATGCTTGGTCCATTGACTTTTTTAAACTTAAAAAAGGAGATCGATTCGCCATTACTTTTACTGAAAGATATATAAATGACTCTGTTTATGATGGAGTTGACAGTCTTAAAGCTGCCTTTTTTGAATATAAAGGCAAAATTATATATGCATTTCCTTATGCTCAAAATCCATCCTCGAACAAAATTGAATACTATGACGAAGAAGGAAAGACACTGAAAAATTTCTTTCTTAAAACACCCATTAAATTTAGTAGAATTTCCTCGCGATTTTCAACGAATCGCTTTCATCCTGTGCAACAAATCTGGAAAGCCCATAAAGGGACTGATTATGCAGCACCATACGGAACCCCTATTACAACTACTGCAGCTGGAATTATTGAGCAAACTGGTTTTACAGCTGGAAACGGAAACTTTGTAAAAGTAAAACATAATGGAACCTATTCTACTCAATATTTGCACATGTCAAGGATTTTAGTTCGTCGTGGACAACATGTAAATCAAGGACAAGTTATCGGTTTAGTGGGAAGTACAGGTCTTGCAACAGGTCCTCACGTTTGTTATCGATTTTGGAAAAATGGAGTTCAGGTAGATGCCTTAAAACTCAAATTACCTACTGGAGAACCTATGAGTGGCAGAAATAAAGATCGATTCATTAAAGTAATAACTCCTTTGAAATGGGAATTAGACAGTGTTGCAAATTTATAATTTGACTATTAAAACTATTTCATTCAAATTCAGAATTGTTTTTATACCAATTTTGAATTTCACTATTTTGGCAATTTATCCATAAATTGTTATATAATTGTAAACACATTTACGGTTAAAACTAATTTCAGTATTTTTGTCAAAAATTAAATAAAACTACAATCCAAAAATAAATGGCTTTAAATACAATAAACCCAACCGAAACAGTAGCTTGGAAGAAACTGCAACAGCATTATAGTGAAATGCAAAAAGCTTCCATGAAAGAAATGTTTCATTCAGATGATTCAAGAACAGAAAAGTTTAACCTGAGGTGGAATGATTTTTTACTTGATTATTCAAAAAACATTATTAATCAGGAAACTCTTGATTTATTACTTGAGTTGGTAGAAGAAACAGGACTTAAAAATGCTATCTCTGACTATTTTGAAGGAGGTATTATCAATCAAACTGAAAATAGAGCGGTATTGCATACTGCTTTAAGAGCTAAAGAAACAGCAGTTATAAATGTAGAAGGACAAAATGTGGTTCCTGAAGTTTATGAAGTCAAAAATAAAATAAAAGCATTTACTAATGAAGTAACATCTGGTCAAAGAACCGGTTTTACAGGAAAACCCTTTACGGATATTGTAAATATAGGAATTGGTGGTTCAGACTTAGGTCCTGCAATGGCTGTAGAAGCATTGCAATTTTATAAGAATCATTTGAACGTTCATTTTGTATCGAATGTTGATGGAGATCATGTAAACGAAATCATTAAAAAATTAAATCCGGAAACTACCCTTTTTGTTATTGTTTCTAAAACATTTACCACACAGGAAACATTGACCAATTCTGAAACAATCAGAAAATGGTTTTTGCAATCAGCAAAACAAGAAGATGTAGCCAAACATTTTGTGGCTGTCTCGACAAATATCGCCAAAGTAACGGAATTTGGTATAAATCCGGATAATGTATTCCCTATGTGGGATTGGGTTGGAGGTCGTTTTTCTCTATGGAGTGCTGTGGGACTTTCAATAAGTTTAGCGGTAGGATTCGAAAATTTTGACGGGTTATTAGGCGGTGCCAATGAAATGGATGATCATTTCAAAACGACTGATTTTGATAAAAACATTCCTGTTATTTTAGCTTTGTTGAGTGTTTGGTATAATAATTTCTTTGGAGCAGAGAGTGAAGCCTTGATTCCGTACACGCAATATTTACAAAAATTGGCGCCTTACTTACAGCAAGGAACAATGGAAAGTAACGGAAAAAGTGTTGGACGTGATGGAAAACCGGTGAATTATGAAACTGGAACAATTATTTGGGGTGAACCGGGAACCAATTCGCAACATGCTTTTTTTCAATTGATTCACCAAGGTACTAAATTGATTCCTACTGATTTTATTGGATTTATAAAACCATTATACGGTGATGAAGATCATCATGATAAATTGATGTCAAACTTTTTTGCACAAACGGAAGCTTTGTTACACGGAAAAACAAAAGACCAAGTTCAAGCTGAATTTGATAAACAAGGACTTGCATCTGATAAAGCTGCATTTCTTTTGCCGTTTAAAGTTTTTGCAGGAAACAAGCCTACAAATACTATTTTGATACAAAAATTGACTCCGAGAACCTTGGGTTCGTTGATTGCAATGTATGAGCATAAGATTTTTGTTCAAGGAATTATTTGGAATATTTTTAGTTATGATCAATGGGGAGTTGAACTAGGTAAACAGTTAGCCAATTCAATTTTAGAAGAGATAAATACTAAAGATGTAAAAAATCACGATTCTTCAACTTCATTTTTATTGAATCATTTTCTTTCGAATAAATAAAAATTTGTTTTAAGTTATATTTTTAACAAGCTTACAAAAAATCACTTTGTTGATTTTAAACTTTATACATTCCAAAAGCCTCAATTTTTTTGTAAAATTGAGGCTTTTTTATTCAAATAATTTAACGATAGTGAGTTTTTTTGCAACAATTTCTGTTTTTTGGTAAATTGTTTTTGTAATATTTTTTATCAGATGAATAGTTATTATTGTTAAAAAAGATTAAATAAATTATTTTTTAACGATTATGTTGTATTAATCATTTTAAAGCGAAAAAATGTGATTTAGGTGGATTTTCTTAACGTTTTCGTAACAGTTTGCGGTTTAAATGTTATAATTTTGCTAAATATTAATAAATTAAACAAAAAACAAAAATGAAAAAAATTATTTTTATTTTGATTATTTTTTTATCAGCTGTTGGTCATGCGCAGGTTACTAGTTCTGCGATGTCTGGTTCTGTTAAAACGAGCGCTGGCGAACTGCTTCCAGGGGCATCAGTTGAGGTTATACATAAGCCAACTGGAACAAAATATTTTTCAACTACAAATTCTAAAGGCGCATATGCTGTACAAGGAATAAGACCGGGTGGTCCTTACACAGTTAAAGTAACTTTTATAGGTTACAAAACAACTGAAATTACTGAAATAAATGCACCATTAGGTAATAATATTATAGTTAATGTTGTTGTAGATGAAGAATCTAATGCTCTAAAAGAAGTTGTGATTGTATCTACAAAATCAAAAGGAACTTTCAATAAAGGAAGAACTGGAGCTTCTCAACAATTTTCTAACAGAGAATTGACTGCTGTTCCAGTTACAGGTGCACGTTCAATAAACGCTGTTACTAAATACAATGCTAACGCAGGAAGTAATGGTAGTTTTGGAGGTCAAGATTCAAGATTGAATAACTTTACTATTGATGGATCAGCTTTTAACAATGGTTTTGGACTTGGTAGTGATTCACAAGCTGGAGGTAGAACAGGTTCAACTGCAATTTCTTTAGATGCAATCGAACAATTACAAGTTAATATTGCACCATATGATGTACGTCAATCGGGATTTTTAGGTTCTGGAATTAATGCAGTAACTAAAAGTGGTACTAATGAAATTGAAGGTTCGGTTTATAATTCTTTCCGTAATAACAGGAAAGATTTTATCGGGACTAAGGCAGGGAATACAGTAATCATTCCAGGAAAATTTGATGAAACAGTTTGGGGAGCTAGAATAGGAGCACCTATTATTAAAGACAAATTATTCTTCTTTGGGAATTTTGAGACTATAGAAAACACAAGTCCAGCTACAACTTGGACTTCTACTGGTTCTACTCAGCCTAGTGCTCAGGTTTCTTTACCAACATTTGCTGAAATGCAAACATTATCAAATTTTGTTAAAGATAAATTTAATTATACAACTGGTCCTTGGGAAAATTATGATGCTTCAAAAGTTTCAAAAAAATTCCTTGCTAGAATTGACTGGAATATTAATGACAATCATAAACTTACCGCTCGTTATGTTTTTCATAACTCAAATTCTGACGAGCTGACTTCTAATTCAAATTCATTAGGATTTGGTAACAGAAGAACCAGTAACCTTGCAATGTCATTCCAAAACAGTGGTTATGTTATTCAAGATAATACGAGATCTATTGTTGTAGAATTGAACAGTAAATTAAGTAATTCATGGTACAACAACTTCATCGGGGGATATGATAAACAAATTGAAGATAGAGGTTTACAAGGTGGCGGTTTGTTTCCTACAATTGATATAAAAAACGGATCAAATACGTTTATTTCATTAGGTTTAGATCCATTTACCCAAGGAAATAAATTGTCTTATTCTACGCTACACTTTACGGATAATTTGACAAAAACAATAGGAAACCATTCTTTATTGTTTGGTGCTAATTTTGAGCATTTTAAATCAAGTAACTTGTTTTTCTCAGGATCTAATGGAGTATATGTGTTTAACTCTTTAACTGATTTTTACGCTGCTGCTAATCAATCTGCAAATACAGGTGGTGCTCCATCAACTACTGCTTTACCAGCACGTTTTCAATTCAGATACTCTGCTTTACCAGGAGCTGAAGAACCGTTACAGATTTTGAAATCTAATAAAATAGATGTGTACACTCAAGATGAAATTAAAGTGAGTGATAATTTGAGAGTAACAGTAGGTCTTCGTGCATCTGCAGTTTGGTTTGCTGATACGGCACTTGAAAATACAAAAGTTACAGCAATGACTTTCGCAAATGGTGAAAAGTTTAATACTGGTGAAATGCCAAATACGCAATATCTATTTGAACCAAGAATAGGTTTCAATTTGGATGTAGCTGGAGATGCTACTACACAAGTTCGTGGAGGTAGTGGTGTATTTACTGGAAGAGCTCCATCAGTATTCTTGTCTAATGCAATTGGTAATAACGGTGTTCTTACTGGTTTTGTTGATGTTAGTGGTGCAGCTGTGGGAACTGGTGGATATGGTTTTACGCCTAATCCTAATGATTATTTTATTCCTGCAACACCTACGCTTCCTTCTACATTTGAATTGGCTTTTACAGCTAAAAAATTTAAATTCCCACAAGTTTGGAAAACTAATATAGCTGTTGATCAAAAACTGCCTTTTGGTTTCATTGGAACTATTGAAGGTATCTTTCAACAAAATATTAATGCTATTCATTATTACAATGCTAATTTTGAAGCTGCAGTTGGAAACTTTAGCGGACCAGATACAAGACCTAGATATGCTAGAACTGATAATGGTGTTCGTGTAAACGACAATGTTTCAAGTGCGGTTGTATTAACAAATACAGATAAAGGATATTTTTACTCAACAACATTCAAATTAGAGTATCCATATAAAAAAGGACTTTGGGGTTCAGTAGCTTATACACATTCAAGTGCTAATGATTTATTATCCGCAGGTTCTATTGCTTCTGGTTCATGGACTGGTGCAAGATCTGTAAATGGTAATAACGATTTACCTTTGTCATTATCTTCTAATAATACACCACACAGAATTGTTGGTATATTAGGATATAAAATTGAATATGGAAATAATTTAGGTGCCGCAACTTCAGTAAATCTTGGATATATTGGCGAACAATCAGGAGCTTATTCATATGCTTATAGTGGAGATATGAATGGAGATCAGGTTAATGGAAATGATTTAATGTATGTTCCAAATAATGCAAATGAAATTCGTTTTCAATCTTTATCTGTTACAAATGTTGTAAATGGAGCAAATGTTGTAACAGTTTATACTGAAGCACAGCAACAACAAGCGTTTGAAGCTTATATCAAACAAGATTCATACCTTTCTTCAAGAAGAGGTCAGTATACTGAAAGAAATGGAGCTATTTTACCAATGTTACATAGATTAGATTTATCTGTAACTCAAGATTTTTTCATTAAAATTGCGGGTAAAAAGAATAGCTTCCAAGTAAGAGCTGATGTCTTAAATTTTACCAACTTATTGAATAGAGATTGGGGAGTTACTCAAAGAATTACTGCAACAAACGGGAATGTTTTAAGTTATAAAACGACAACTGCTAATGTACCTTTTTATACATTGGCAACTCAAACAGATGCTGCTGGAACAAAAACTTTAATTAAAGATACTTTCCAGAAAAATGCTTCTACTTTTGATGTTTGGCAAGCACAATTTACACTTAGATACATTTTTGGTAAATAATTTCAAAAGAAATATTTAAAATCAAACCACGTTTTAGGACGTGGTTTTTTTATGCCTTTTTTTATTATATTTGTTAAAAACAAAAACAATATTTATGTACGAATTCATTCAAAAATTTCATTCTGGTTGGGCTTATTTAGCGCTTTTATTATTAGTTGTTGCAGTTGTTAATTCCATTATTGGGATGACTTCTAAAAAAGAATTTACTGCAAAGGATAGAAAAATAGCAATATTTGGACTTATAGGTACTCATACACAGTTATTAATTGGTTTAATTATATACTTCGTTTCTCCATTAGGTTTTGCATCATTAGGACAAATGTCAGATAAAGCATTACGATTAACTTCTCTAGAACACCCATTAATCAATATTATTGCCATTACTTTAATTACTATAGGATGGTCAAAACATAAAAAATTAACAACTAGTGAGTCAAAATTTAAAACTTTTTCTATTTTTTATGGTTTAGGTTTAGTGCTTATTTTAAGTAGAATTCCATGGTCAATGTGGTTTTAAAAATCATTTAAAGCTCTAGAAATAGAGCTTTTTTTATCTGGGTATGGTTTTTGTAAAATAGATTAACTTAAAAAAGTATAAATGAAAAAATCAATAACATTATTTTTTTTGCTTGCAATTATAGGATTAGTTAGCAGCCAAAGCACAATCTCAGAGAAACAAAAATCTATAATTCAAAAAGACACTCTCAAAAAGAGTAAAGTAGCGGTTGAACAGCAAGATGATAAATTAGACTCTTTGGTTATTTCCTTAGGGAAGTTCAAAATCTATAAAAAAGCGGTACATGCATCATATTATGCTGATAAATTTAATGGAAAAAGAACTACCAGCGGTAAAAAATTTGATAATAATAAATATACTGCAGCACACAAAAAACTCCCTTTTGGTACAAAAGTAAAAATAACAAATGAAGCTAATGGTAAATCAGTAATTGTAGAAATTACGGATAGAGGGCCATTTGTAAGATCGAGAGAAATAGATTTGTCAAAAAGAGCTTTTAAGGATATCGCCTCGCGTAATGATGATGGGGGAATGATTGTAACAATAGCAGTATTGGGTAATTAAATTACCAGTTTTTGTATGGATTGTTGCTTAAATAGGAATTGTAATAACGTTTGTCGTATGTCACTTCATCACTAAGCCAACTTGGTTTTTCAAAAGTTTCATTTTCAGAGCCAAGTTCAATCTCAGCAATAATCAATCCTTCGTTTTGGCCATGAAATTCATCAATCTCATAAACATGATTGCCTACTTTTACTTCAAAACGGGTTTTGTCAATCACACCTTGTTCACATAAAAGCAATAAGCTTTTAGCTTCTTCAACTGGAATTTCCTTTTCCCATTCAAAACGCGACAAACCGGATTCGTTAGAAATTCCTTTGATGGTTATAAATCCTTTGTTTCCTTTTATTCGTACACGAACCGTGCGTTCCGGAACCGAGCTCAAATAACCCTGTGCAATAGGATTCTTAGTAAAAGCATCTTTTTTAAACGAATCATCTTTAACTAAAAATTTTCTTTCTATTTCAATCATAATGCCTTTGGCGGTATTAATTTTTGGAGTTATTTCCGGTTATTCGTTTCAATTTCTCCTTCATAAAACTTTTTTTCTATTTTAAAAAAAAAGGAGCTTCTTGGGGTCGCTCTTTTTTTAAAAGAAAAAATAGTTTTTTTCACTCGAAGATTTCCACTACTACCCGGACTAATTTGATTTATCAAATATATTGAATTTTTCCACTATAATTAATTTATATCCTTCAAGAAGATTTTTATAACGTTTCCTTCCAATTATTTTTTACTATACGAACTTACTAGAAATAGTGTATTGAAAATTCAAATTAAGTTTTGTAAACATTTTTACAAGCGGTTATTTTATGATTTAGTTAGTGAAAGTTGACAGGTCAATTTGTATTTTTACAAAAATCGAACTTAAATAATGAAATCCATTTTTAAAGCAAAATCAAAGACAACTCCAACAGAATTAATAACTAAATTTTTTGGCGAAAGCGAGTCTTGGCGTTTTAGAGAAGATGATTTGGAACCATTAGTTGAATTAATTAGGTTGATTCGTCCTGTAAAACTTAAAAATTTAGAAATTGTCGATTTACATGAAATTATTTCTTTTCTAAAGAATAATTATTTCTTGCGAGAACAATTTTCGATTTACATTAAAGAAATTCTAACCGATAAAAAATTCAATAAAATCCTTTCGGATGCAGCAATTTTACAAGATGTCGATTTTATTTTTGAAGTCAAAAAAAGAATTTTCGCTAAATTTTTACCGTATCAACCACAAAAAGATACTTTAGAATATATTCTTAATCAGGTTTTTTATCGGGATGATGATACAATTTGGATAAATAAAATACCATCACAACAATTAGAAGAACTATATACTCTGTTAGAATTTAAATCTATTTATGATACTATAGAGCTAAAGTCAGTTTTGTCGGAAGTATTCTATGGAATGTACTTAATCACACAACGCATCAGTGGTCGTGCTATGGAAACCGACGTTATAAAAATGGTACCCGAATATGAAGATTATGAAAGCCCTTTTTCTGCTTTCGAAAAAGAATTATTTCTAATGGAGGATAAAATTAGAAACTCTGAAAATTATTTTACTACATCTGATGATCTGTCTTATGCACAGTTAATGGTTTTGCATAAACAATGTGAAGAATATGTTGATAAAGCATTTCATAATAGTTCAAAATATGGAATTTCGCTTCGGGTAAACCAAAATTTACTAAAAATAAGACAACAATTAGAGCGGTTAAAATTTTTAATTCCATTATTGATTGTTGATGAAAAAAACGATATAAAGAGCAACGGAATAGCATTGGCGTTACACTTAATTAAATACAATTGCTACAAAAATAATGTCCGAAAATTTATTGGAGAAAGCACCCAATTAATCTCTTATGAAATAACACAGCATACTGCTAAAACAGGAGAACATTATATTACCGAAAGTCGTAAAGAATATTTTAAAATGTTTCGGACTGCTCTAGGCGGTGGATTTATAGTGGGAATTTTGTGTGTCATTAAAGTTTTACTTTCTAAAGCAGATACGAGTTTTTTTGGTCACGCGTTTCTTTATAGTATGAACTATGCTTTTGGTTTTATTACAATCTATCTTTTGGGGTTCACATTGGCTACAAAACAACCCGCGATGACTGCTTCGGCTTTGATAAAAGCATTAGAGGAAGGAGTATTGAAGCAAGGTAGAGATGCTGAAAAATATAAAGCTTTTGCTATTCTTTTTGCTCGGGTTTTTCGCTCTCAGTTTATCGCATTTGTTGGAAATGTGATTATGGCTTTTCCGGTTTCATTGCTTGGAATTTGGCTTATTGATTATACTTTAGATTATAATATTGCCGCAACAAAATGGGAGTCTTTACTTATTGATTTAAGTCCAATACATTCATTGGCTATTTTCCATGCAGTCATTGCCGGCGTATTTTTATTTCTTTCTGGTATTATTTCAGGAAGTATTGCCA contains:
- a CDS encoding recombinase, whose translation is MKSIFKAKSKTTPTELITKFFGESESWRFREDDLEPLVELIRLIRPVKLKNLEIVDLHEIISFLKNNYFLREQFSIYIKEILTDKKFNKILSDAAILQDVDFIFEVKKRIFAKFLPYQPQKDTLEYILNQVFYRDDDTIWINKIPSQQLEELYTLLEFKSIYDTIELKSVLSEVFYGMYLITQRISGRAMETDVIKMVPEYEDYESPFSAFEKELFLMEDKIRNSENYFTTSDDLSYAQLMVLHKQCEEYVDKAFHNSSKYGISLRVNQNLLKIRQQLERLKFLIPLLIVDEKNDIKSNGIALALHLIKYNCYKNNVRKFIGESTQLISYEITQHTAKTGEHYITESRKEYFKMFRTALGGGFIVGILCVIKVLLSKADTSFFGHAFLYSMNYAFGFITIYLLGFTLATKQPAMTASALIKALEEGVLKQGRDAEKYKAFAILFARVFRSQFIAFVGNVIMAFPVSLLGIWLIDYTLDYNIAATKWESLLIDLSPIHSLAIFHAVIAGVFLFLSGIISGSIANRDKHNQVFFRITEHPLLKKSLGKNRTLKLAKLYEKRWAGIVSNFWFGIFMGSTASIGLFLGLNLDIRHITFASGNLALALYGANYEVSDSMLFWGVFGIGIIGLVNFMVSFSLSLGLAFRSRAISLFELRFVTVSIWNHFKSRPFSFFFPTEKKNKSEVVENYLSTDEQK
- a CDS encoding septal ring lytic transglycosylase RlpA family protein, translating into MKKSITLFFLLAIIGLVSSQSTISEKQKSIIQKDTLKKSKVAVEQQDDKLDSLVISLGKFKIYKKAVHASYYADKFNGKRTTSGKKFDNNKYTAAHKKLPFGTKVKITNEANGKSVIVEITDRGPFVRSREIDLSKRAFKDIASRNDDGGMIVTIAVLGN
- a CDS encoding TonB-dependent receptor, which encodes MKKIIFILIIFLSAVGHAQVTSSAMSGSVKTSAGELLPGASVEVIHKPTGTKYFSTTNSKGAYAVQGIRPGGPYTVKVTFIGYKTTEITEINAPLGNNIIVNVVVDEESNALKEVVIVSTKSKGTFNKGRTGASQQFSNRELTAVPVTGARSINAVTKYNANAGSNGSFGGQDSRLNNFTIDGSAFNNGFGLGSDSQAGGRTGSTAISLDAIEQLQVNIAPYDVRQSGFLGSGINAVTKSGTNEIEGSVYNSFRNNRKDFIGTKAGNTVIIPGKFDETVWGARIGAPIIKDKLFFFGNFETIENTSPATTWTSTGSTQPSAQVSLPTFAEMQTLSNFVKDKFNYTTGPWENYDASKVSKKFLARIDWNINDNHKLTARYVFHNSNSDELTSNSNSLGFGNRRTSNLAMSFQNSGYVIQDNTRSIVVELNSKLSNSWYNNFIGGYDKQIEDRGLQGGGLFPTIDIKNGSNTFISLGLDPFTQGNKLSYSTLHFTDNLTKTIGNHSLLFGANFEHFKSSNLFFSGSNGVYVFNSLTDFYAAANQSANTGGAPSTTALPARFQFRYSALPGAEEPLQILKSNKIDVYTQDEIKVSDNLRVTVGLRASAVWFADTALENTKVTAMTFANGEKFNTGEMPNTQYLFEPRIGFNLDVAGDATTQVRGGSGVFTGRAPSVFLSNAIGNNGVLTGFVDVSGAAVGTGGYGFTPNPNDYFIPATPTLPSTFELAFTAKKFKFPQVWKTNIAVDQKLPFGFIGTIEGIFQQNINAIHYYNANFEAAVGNFSGPDTRPRYARTDNGVRVNDNVSSAVVLTNTDKGYFYSTTFKLEYPYKKGLWGSVAYTHSSANDLLSAGSIASGSWTGARSVNGNNDLPLSLSSNNTPHRIVGILGYKIEYGNNLGAATSVNLGYIGEQSGAYSYAYSGDMNGDQVNGNDLMYVPNNANEIRFQSLSVTNVVNGANVVTVYTEAQQQQAFEAYIKQDSYLSSRRGQYTERNGAILPMLHRLDLSVTQDFFIKIAGKKNSFQVRADVLNFTNLLNRDWGVTQRITATNGNVLSYKTTTANVPFYTLATQTDAAGTKTLIKDTFQKNASTFDVWQAQFTLRYIFGK
- the pgi gene encoding glucose-6-phosphate isomerase gives rise to the protein MALNTINPTETVAWKKLQQHYSEMQKASMKEMFHSDDSRTEKFNLRWNDFLLDYSKNIINQETLDLLLELVEETGLKNAISDYFEGGIINQTENRAVLHTALRAKETAVINVEGQNVVPEVYEVKNKIKAFTNEVTSGQRTGFTGKPFTDIVNIGIGGSDLGPAMAVEALQFYKNHLNVHFVSNVDGDHVNEIIKKLNPETTLFVIVSKTFTTQETLTNSETIRKWFLQSAKQEDVAKHFVAVSTNIAKVTEFGINPDNVFPMWDWVGGRFSLWSAVGLSISLAVGFENFDGLLGGANEMDDHFKTTDFDKNIPVILALLSVWYNNFFGAESEALIPYTQYLQKLAPYLQQGTMESNGKSVGRDGKPVNYETGTIIWGEPGTNSQHAFFQLIHQGTKLIPTDFIGFIKPLYGDEDHHDKLMSNFFAQTEALLHGKTKDQVQAEFDKQGLASDKAAFLLPFKVFAGNKPTNTILIQKLTPRTLGSLIAMYEHKIFVQGIIWNIFSYDQWGVELGKQLANSILEEINTKDVKNHDSSTSFLLNHFLSNK
- a CDS encoding CYTH domain-containing protein, which produces MIEIERKFLVKDDSFKKDAFTKNPIAQGYLSSVPERTVRVRIKGNKGFITIKGISNESGLSRFEWEKEIPVEEAKSLLLLCEQGVIDKTRFEVKVGNHVYEIDEFHGQNEGLIIAEIELGSENETFEKPSWLSDEVTYDKRYYNSYLSNNPYKNW
- a CDS encoding peptidoglycan DD-metalloendopeptidase family protein, which codes for MKQVLIAIIVLFSLVSCNKSNDTIDEEIVKPVVKKVEFGFKYSDFNVIHDTVKKGDTFGTIIENQNIGTKKVYDIIEKVRDTFDVRIIRINKPYTLLRSKNKTNNLQVFIYQPDALTYYVVDLRDTTVVVYKKTRPVTIKTRTIGGLLKGSLSETLESAKVEGALASKISKIYAWSIDFFKLKKGDRFAITFTERYINDSVYDGVDSLKAAFFEYKGKIIYAFPYAQNPSSNKIEYYDEEGKTLKNFFLKTPIKFSRISSRFSTNRFHPVQQIWKAHKGTDYAAPYGTPITTTAAGIIEQTGFTAGNGNFVKVKHNGTYSTQYLHMSRILVRRGQHVNQGQVIGLVGSTGLATGPHVCYRFWKNGVQVDALKLKLPTGEPMSGRNKDRFIKVITPLKWELDSVANL